CAGGGTTCATCCTAATTTGATGATAACCAGACCTGAGGTCCAGTTTACTAAAAATCTTAGCTCCACAAACCTCATCCAGTAATTCATCTACCATTGGAATATGGTATTTGTCTTTCATAGTAGCAGCATTTAGGGACCTGTAATCTACACACATTCTCCAAGTACCATCTTTTTTCTTTACCAAAAGTACTGGAGATGAAAAAGGGCTTCTGCTGGGTCGGATCACTCCATTATCCAGTAATTCTTGcacaattttttcaatttcagatttttggaagtgtggaTACCTATATGGCCTAACACTAATAGGAGGAGTGTTAGGCATTAACTCAATACTGTGGTCCTGCTCCCTTTTAGGAGGTAGGGAAGTAGGTGGCTTGAATAACTCTTCATATTTAGCTATCACCCTTTGAATTCTTGAATGAACTTGTGGATGTTCTCTTACTGGATTATGGATGGTCTGCATCTGCAATAACATTgctcctctttcttttttgatcAATCTAGTCATTGCCTTGCTACTTATTAGTGTAGCTTCAGTGGTATCTTGTCCCTGCAATAAATATTCCTTCTTATGCACAgtaaatttcatcttcatcagcTCAAAATTCCACATGATATCCCCCAAAGTCTTGAGCCATACAGTCCCCAACACCACTTCACAACCATTCATtggtaaaatataaaaatcctGTGCAAATTCAAATTCTTGAAGCTTGAGTGCTAATTTAACTTCTCCACTTGTTTTGGCTCGAGCTCCACTAGCCATGGCTACACTCAAGGGAGTGGAATGGTTAATATGCACTTTGCTGCCTTTCAACAAACTTGGATGAACAAAGTTATGAGAAGCTCCTGAGTCTATCAGTACCTGCACTAATCTCCCATTCATGCATAACTTGCCCTTAAGCTGCATAGTGTCTGAGTGCTGTCCTCCAATAGCTTGCAGTTTAATCAATGGTTCATCTAAATCTACTAAGGGAGCTGCTTCAATTAACTGATTGCtcatttcttcatcatcctcttcatcatcatcagggATAATTTCAAGGCGCATCAACTGCCCTTTTCTTCTACATCTGTGGCCCTCCTTGAATGGTTCAGGGCAAAAGTAACACTCCCCATTAGCCTTTTTGGCAGCAAATTCAGCTTCAGTTAATCTTATTCTAGTCTCTCTGTGGTTGTTGTAACCATTGGCTGGCTTAGCAAAATTTGTTGGTGGCTTATTATAACTTGGTGCAGGCTTGATACTTGGTGCAAACTTGTTGTAACTCACAGGACTAGGCTGTTTTGATGGCACTATTGAGGCTGTACTGCTTGACTTGTGAGGCACTCCACTAAAACTGCTAGCACCACTAGACCTGTGATGATTGACATGCCTTCCCCCTTTCTCAAATAGCCTTGCCAAATCACAAGCTTCATAAAGAGTTCTAGGCTTTAATGCCTGCACAgcaattttaatttcatcCTTCAAGCCCTCAATGAAACATGAAAGGAGTAGGTCAGGAGGGAACCCTGGTGCTCTCCTTGACAATTTAGTAAAATTCTCCATATATTCTTCCACATAACCAATTTGGTTCATTCGTGCAACAGCTGCCTAATACTCGGAACGATTATAGAGACTAAATTCTCTCATGAGTAGATCAGTCAGACCCTGCCAATTGCTAGGGAACTCATGCTTGGACATGTACCACCTATCAGAAGCCTTGTCAGTGAGATGCATGGTTGCAATAGATAGCTTTCTCTCTTCCGGAATTTGATAAAAGTCAAAATATTGCTCAGCTTTGTTCAACCATTCAACTGGATCCCCTCCACTAAAAGTGACAAACTCAAGCCTCATTTGTTTCATGGTGGGTAAATTAGGATCCCAAGTCTGTGGTGCACTACCTTGCACATAATATGGATTGAAAAAATTGGGTTGGTACATCATTTGAGATGTAGGATTTGGTTGGTTTGGCTGAGTACCCAGGCCAACTGTATGAGCTACACTTGTAGATGGCATGGTGGTGGTGAAAGGTTTAGGCATATGAGTTTTTGGTGGTGTGGCAGTGTTAACTGAAGTGTGGTATGGTGTTTTGTTGCAGGAATTTTGGTGAACAAAACTTGTTGCAGGTGGGTTTTTGTGTGTAGGTGAACCAATGGACATGAGAGATGGTTGTTGTATAGGAACAAATTGTGGTACTGTACCAAACATTGGCAAACTATATGCTCCAGGATGCATACACGAAAAATGCTCAAAATTAGGCATGCAAGTAACCTGAGGTTGGAGATCATGTCCCATGTTCATATTAAAATTAGGTAATCCATCACTGTTTAAAGCATTTGTAGATGTCGACTTCATGGGCGTATGCTTAGATTTCAACACTAAGTCTGTACTAGTGCCACTCACCGAGAAATCAAACAATTCATCAACATCATGAATATCTACTCTATCACCAGTGTGGTCAACAAACTGAACAGGAGAGTGATTACCCTCACAACGAGCAAAAGTAGACGATGAAGCCGAACCACCTTCGATTGTGGTCATGCCTTTTTGAGGAGTGTTGTTCGTCGAAGTGAACCCTGGTTTGAGCTGAGCAAGCTGCTGCTGCAAACCCTCCATCATCATAGTCTAAAACTGATGCAGCTGCGCCTGCATCGAAACCTTCAGATCTACGAGTTTAGCGTTGGTCTCCGCCAGCTGAGCGCGCGTCTCGTTGCGATGAGCTTGAAGCTCCATTTCGAACTGAACCAAGTCATCGGAAACAGTAACCGCGTCGGAATCTTTGGTAGACGGAGGTTTGGTCTCCTTGTCCCGGAGATTCACCATGATcggtggctctgataccaaatatTAAGagtaaaaccctaaaacaggGAGAAAAGGAAATGCAAGAGAAGTAAACTTGGATATATATTCATGAATGCGTTTCTCGCTACAGCTGAGGGAATAAGAACCTCATTTCCGATCCAACAACCAGGACACATGTCAATAGCTAATTGGTTCCACTTAAACAAGCTTAACAAACTCTAACGACTCCTAATTAACCATAACAGACTTAATTAACACTGATTTCATAACAGCCGATCTACCGAAGGCGCACACAAGTATTGTACCAAAACTCGGCTGATCCCCTACCGAAGGCGCACGAACCGTAGGGTGCTATAAGATTGGTTTAGCAGCTTTTCACGGATCACAGATAACTTGGATGGCATAAACATAATCCAGAGTTTGCTGTTTAGCACGCCAAATAGTCTGGCAGATTGAATAACTTCAATGCTTTGTTATTCCGaaggtaaaaaagtaaaagagaATGACAAAAGAAGACAGCCACATAAATTTAAGAGCAAGTATGCATCCAATTAGCAACAAGTATGCTCTGTATTGTAACAATTTTCCAGACTTGAGACAATTCAAAGCTATAGCTAATGTTGTTGATTATGGATTTTCAGTTGGCCTCTACTCGTCTGCTGAACCAGAAGAATGGTGAGGGAAAGCAGACCACACATCTGCCCATGTCCTCACTCCCTCAGCTATATCCTTGACAACAGATGCTGCTTCACTAACATCAACACGGATCTGGTCCTTGCTATCTCTTTCGCGAATTGTTACTGAGGAAGTGGAATCCACAGTGATGGCAAATGGCACACCAAGTTCATCAGTTCTTGCATATCGTTTCCCgattgaggtacctgaggaaAATACATAATTAAACCGTTGACAAACTCAAAAATCATAGGGACAGTAACCCATTAATTCCTACTACAAGTATAAAATGGCTTATTTTCTTATACCTGTAATGTCAATTTTATGCGATACCCCAGATGCTGTCAATGACTTGGAAATGACTTTGGAAACGTCCTCGTACTCTTGCTTCTGAACCAACGGGAAGACAGTACACTTGATGGGTGCCACGAGAGGGGGGAAACGGAACACATTAAACTGCTCATTACCATCTTTGCTTGGCCTCATGTAGTATGAGTGCTCATAGAGGCAATAAATTATCCGACCGATACCAAATGATGGCTCAATAACCGAGGGCGTGAAAACTCTCTGgtgctctttctttttctcctttgagaTTGTTACCATACTTGAATTAACGGTTACACTTTTCCCCAGAGTGCAAACATAAAACTCCACCTCCCCTTTTGATGCCAGATCTGTCTTCATCTTcaaagcttcttcttctttcatgGCCTGAAATGCACAAGGCAATACATTCATAAACACAATCCCATTTGCAATCAAGTCATGATATGACAAACCAGTAGAGTGATTTACCTCCAAAGCTTCAAGTACATTCTTTTGCTCCCCCTTGAAAGCAAGACCGATTGCTTTTTTTACAGGAGATATAACCAATTtctgaaaaaataaataatatcaataatgaaaaatcatgTTTACTAAAAGCAGTGGCTCACACAATAAAAAAACAGTACCTCAACTTCTCTTGGTTCGGGATATTTTTCCTGAGCCTCAAGATCAACTCTACTTTTTTCCTGCCATCAAACAAGAATAAATATCGATGAGCACATAGTTAACATGTTAGGCCTTATAGCAACAGTCTATGTTGTAACTGTAAATCTAAAACATGAAATATTAAATAAGGCAACAATAACAATACATGATATGAGATGCTATGATTAATGATCACTGATAAACATGACTGCATATTTATACTTTTTGACAGCAGACCTATACTTTAGGTGTTGAAAGTCCATTAGTAATAGTCAACAAGTACTTACCGAATGTGCCTTCAAATCATAAGCAGATCGATCGGCAATACCAACGCACTCAATCCAACCATATGAAGTCTCGATCTCAGCATCCCAACAGTCCTGGGCATAGTGAGCCATTTCATTTGCAAGGTGCTGTCGGAACCTTAATCGGTTCTTGTCAATACCCAGACCAGTGAGGAAGAGGTAGACTCTCCCAATAAAGTACCCAAGCGTTTCGTTGTCAACAACTTTCGAATCCTACATGATTTGAAAAAAGAACAATGTCAATGAAATAGAGGATTGAACAAAATCGAGGTGAGGATAAATGTGACAGAAACCAACCTTAGAAGATACGGCTTCACCAAGTTGAATTACTCTTGCAGACCGGCCAGGCTTCTGTTCGTCCCTTGGAAACATCAGAAATTCCAAATGTGCAACATCAGAGAATTTTGGGTGGGATTTGTCTTCAGGGTCCACAAAATGCTCAATCTCAGCTAGTGTAAATTCACGGACTCTTAAAAGACCTTGGCGAGGTGATATCtgcattaaaaaaatatgaatccaacaaaatataaaaataaaatccgacaatgaaggaaaacaagaaaagaaCCATTGGCTGGTAGAAAAATCcataaattaaaagaaaaaaaagtatatTTGTTACTTCACAGCCATTTCAATATATAGACATAAAGCATATATCCGCACACAAGGATAGCCCTATCACataatcaaaagaaaaaaagtatgACCTCATTTCTGAAAGCCTGGCCAATTTGGGCTGCAGCAAAAGGGAGTTTGTTCCCATTGTAATAGTACAAGTCCctaaaattcacaaaaataCCTTGCGCAGTTTCTGGTCGCATATACCTGTAGCAGCATATGTTATAGATACACTATATACATAGGAGGACAATTAAGGAAATAAAAAGCTTTTAATATATATGGACATTCATCCTTTATTGcgttaatacataaatagagGAACAAATTATGATTTATGAGCTTTTAAAGACTCACCCTGTGCTCACACCAGAAGGACCAATTGATGTTTGAAACATCAGGTTGAATGGATAAGGGTCCGAGAGAGGATTCTTTGTGTCAGGCGCTTTAATACCATATTTCTTTATACACTGACCCAGCTCTTCAGCAGAGAGGACGTCTAACTTTGAAAGTACTTCCTTCAGTTCCATAGCCATCTCTGAAGTTATAGTGAGGTCCTTTTCGAGCTTATCTTTACAGTAATCCTTCAGCAAGTGATCAGCTCTGTAACAAGTCCCAGATGCCTCATCCTTAACCATAAGATCGGTGAATTTGTCCACATGACCAGATGCTTTGAGAACAACCTCAGGTGTAACACAAGGGCAGTCAACTTCCAACATGTTTTCTTCAAGAACAAAATGCTGCAAGTTGAAATCCATCAGATGTGAACACAATAATTCTCTTAATACTAATGCAGGTAGGAGCGAATTCcccaaaaaacaaataaacttCGATACATGAAGTTCGCCAGTTCGGAAATGATTGTACACTGGCATCTTAATCCTTATCTAATTCAATTTGTTGATCAACTGTTTCAGTTTTCCTCACAGGAAACAAAAACCTTTATTTTCAAGGACAGGACAATAACTGAACACACAAAGCCAAATCTATCAAAGTAGCACTACAAAAATCAGCAAAAAAGGCACACGATTAAAATACAATACACAAGTATCAAGCCTACTGAATGAAACTCGTATTACACTTTGCTTCTCATAAAGGTTTCAGCTTTCAACTATTCTCAATCCATCATAAAACAGTAGTTTATTCCTCATTTCAATTCATCTAAATTGAGTATTAGCAAACACAACATATACTTCAAGTTCAAGATGCTGCAAAATTAAAAACTGCAAGACTTGAAACACCATACTACATCAAGATGAATTATACAAGCAAATCCCCAAGGTATGAGAAACAACGATATATGAAGTTCAGAACTGATGGTACAAAGGCATCTGATCTTTATCTAGCTCTATTTTTTGTTCAATCTTTGCAAAAGGACTAGCGATTCGACTACAGGAATTCATACAAATAAGCACCATTTAATCAGCACAACAGATCGCATTGTTAAATTTTGTTACACTAGTAATGAGGCCCTCGCATTAAGCAATTATATAGTCATAGCATAGGAATACATTTTGATTCTCTTCAACTATTCTCAATGCATTGTAATACGTGGACTTTATCTTCGATTCAATTCATCCAAATTGAGTATTAGCAACTTAAACGTTTGATTATGTCTATGAACAGCTTGAATTGCAAGGACATAGCTCAATCAAAGGCCAAGTAAGCTAGTAATCACACAAGTTCGGAGAAGAAGAGTTACCTGACGCCAAAACCCTAGCACATTGGACTTGACGGCGCAGCCAGGAGGGCCGTAGTCGTAGAGCCCCGCCACACCGCCGTAAATCTTGAACGACGGAATATAAAACAGCCGCCGCTCCAGAGTGTTCACCACAGCCTGACGCAGCGCCTCCTTATTAACAGAGCCGCCGCCGTCGCCGCCGCTGATGGTGGCCTGGAGGGATTTCTCGATCGCCGTCTTCTCCAGCTTGAGCGCGTTCAGCGCTTCAATGGCGGCGTCGATGTCGGTCTTGGCGACGCCGGATTTCTTGAGCTCGCGGACCTGGTTGCCCTGGCTCTCGACCTCCGAGAGCTTGACGGAGAGCGCTTTGCGGAGCTGGTCCTCCGTGGCCATGGCGGTTGtgaggcggcggcggaggagagaTAGGGacggtgaggattgagtgaggCGAGTGAAGAAGGTGTTTGCGATTGGTGTCGATGATGTTAAGAATCTGAAGATGCGCATAGGGTTTGGAAGAGAGTATTAACCCGCGACGACGTCGTTTTAAGGGTTTAACAACCCACTAACTGGACTCCACTCGATCCGCTGGGTGGTGTACAGTTCGCGCCAACAAGTGGAAAATGTAGAGCGTTGAGTGTTATATCCAAATCGGCTCGGAATGGTGGCACAATTTGTCATCATTTTCTTATAGTGAAGAACGTTGAGAGTTTCATATGAATTGATGTCCgaattgattttgaaaatagGATTGTCAAGCTTTATAATAAGATCAAATACATGAGACAACATGAATATAAAAAAGACAGTTAAACTACGAAATAAGCAAACCATGCaacattatttaaaaaaattacaaaatctCTATGTCAACTAAAATGTGTAAGCTCcaaaagagaatgaaaaaCTCATTAAAAAACATAATCTATTGGGATGTAATTATCAATGTCTCTGATTTTGACACGATATTAACACTAAGAGAATCTCTCTAATCATAGAGTGATTGGACGCATGTCTCAGATCTAACCTATCTTTTAAGACCACCATAAACTCAAACACTAGGCCCAAGAGTGTGAGGAAGTAGCCAAACTAGAGCCCCCATTGGTGCCCATTGTCATACCACGCTTAAGCTAAGGATCTAAGCAAAATGTAGCCAGCACAGCCACAGAGGTGGTGCAACCGTTAAGCCGCCCAATTAGCACAGCTAAATCCAGCCTCTCCCACCCAAATGAGATGAGAAAATCGACATCGCAACTTAGAGCTTGTGCCTGCAATATGGCCTCCCCCATCAGAATATTGTCATTAAGGTTCGTACCACAAAGAAACATCGAACGCAAGAAGCTAACCACACCAAAAAAAGAGACCGAGAACCCCCAGTGCCAGAAAAAACTCACACACAACATGGCTTTCACCCTCTTGAAGACCCGAGGAGAGAGAAAAACCTCCAACTCGAATCGAAGCAACCCCAACGCCGCTAACCGATCCAAAAGGAGAAGTTGTATAGAGAGAAAACCCTATAGTCATTCTTCGTCTTGTCTGAATTAGTTAATTTTtacaaattataaaatctATTGTGATACTAATCTAATAATAAGACGAGATGACAGTTATGTTGGTTAGCTAACGTGACAAAAACCTTACGTGTTAGCCTAAGCGGTTCGCACGGAAAGAGATTTGGTACTAATTTACGATGAAGTTAGTTCAGAAGTTTGATACGTTTATAACGTAACAAATCTCgtatattgaaaataagtaTATATTACATATCGCTTTCACTTTTAAGTAGAAAATTTTGGGTTAGATTGGTCCCGAGCTCTCGGCTAagtcttgcctcttctcaatATTAGTTTCCTATTTCACCATTACTCAAGGTAATAGACGATATCGTTTCTCTACTATTGATCTTGTGTTCAGAATTGTCCATTGTTCTCTCTTATGGCATTTGAGTTCGTGTCATAGTTCTAGGTTGCAAATCAAGGCATCGTTGCACAATTTTCGCATTCAATCGAAATCCAAAGGTTTGCAACTTTTATATTGTCTCTTCCATTTGTATGTACTTAGATGTCGTTTTATGTTGATTTTCTATTTCCAGTACAATCTGAAACTGAATTTGCTTATTTAAACAAATCAAGAACTTGAAAAAACAACATGAAAAAAACGattacaaaaaacaaaacttatcATCATGAATGTTTAAACTATTTATAATGAGGTTACATCTAGATCAAGAGATTCAATAGTAGATCAAATGTCAACCACTGCAGGATTTCAACTGAAACTGGCATAGCTAAAACTAATTTTACACTCGTCGAACCTTTTATTTCCATAGTGCTTGATTGTTTTTCTACGTATGTACGTAAATATAGTAAACTAGTTTCCATGTTTTCGCTATCATTCAAATATTACTTTCCTCCATATATCACTATTCATTCATTGTGATATTCGTTTCtaaagtatttttttttttgaaggaaaCATATAACTTCCACATTGTCAATCTTGAGAGATACAAAGATTTTTCATATTACAACTCAATGCACAATAATTTAGAAGAaaacaatatgaaaatgaaatgtaAAACTAAgccaaatacaaaaaaaaaactaacaatGTGATAcctaaattcgaaattttctATCAACGTGCTGATGATAAAGACTATTTTCCAACACATCACCATTTGTTTTGTCACGTGTGACATGTGCCCCTAAAAAGCGTAAACATGATATTTGATAGGGAAATGACATGTTTACTTTTTCTTTTGGGAACGTGTGATCCCGCCCTAAAGTCAAAGCCAACAAGTGTGTGATCTCACTTGCCGCATGCATCGCACCAATCCAGTTCCGAACCGGCATCATCGGGCGTGCATACTCTCTATTGTAAAACCCGCCTGCCGTTGCTACCTGAACTCCTTCTCGCGCATCGACTTAACTGCCAAGATTTAGATTCACCCATTAGCAATCACTTCCCTCCCTACTACTTTCTCATCTTCGAGACTAACCTTCCTGCGAGCTCTTTTCTCAATATTATACACCACCGTTCAGTACTCTCTCTTCGCTGATTCAACCCCCTGCCACTCTTGGTTTTCATCTTCGTCCTCAACACGTGTATGATCGAAAGAGGAGACGAGATAAGTCAAAGAGGCACTCAAGCAGGCGATCGCCCTGCTATTAGAGAATGCTCAAGTCAGGGTCATCTCAATTAGGCTTCAGGCACGTGCATAAGCTCGGGTTTGGGGCTCGATCAAATGCAGGTGTATAAGCCCGGTTCGGTGCAAACAAGGACGGAGTTAGGATTTCATAATGGGTTTGGCTAGAAAAAAATTACGATTATTTATGggctatatatagaaatttgagGTTGgataatatttaaaaatatatatttttacactAAAAATTAGctagaaaaataattttttaataatttatagTATGCTACAGCCCACCGTAACTCGTGTGTAACTACGTCCTTGGGTGCAGAAGACACATTGAGACGACAAATGGTCCTTGGCTCCTTGAAATGGGTCTCATCATCCCTAAAGGTGGCAAGTAAACCTAGGAAATTAGCCCGCGCGCAGGGAAGTGTAAACATCAATAATTTGTTTTTCCGGTCTTCATTTGGTCCCATTAATTACATATGCGACAATTGATAAGCTTGTGGATCTCTGATTTCCATAAAATGTATTATGCTAACTACTACTTGAAAACGACAAACTTATCAAATTGCGACGCAATGCTGCAATTAATTAAATGCAAATAGCTTgtaaatatttaaaatagaaaatgacaaagaATACTACAATTACGGCTCATATGATTTACGTATACAATTACGCTAAACAAGGTAAGAAACAATTATACAAACAAAATGTCGGTGCAAgagaagaaacaaacaaatgaTTTTACGACATATCTAACTCACGTAAATGACTCTGATTAGTTGGGAAATAAGTAAATAtacaaattaacaaaatgTCAGCGTATCCAATTGTATGGcaggaaagaaagaaatgtaaaaataaaataaaattacggCACACATGAATCTAATCTCACGTTGCATTCAATATAACACGACATTCAAGTTAAAGCAACTCCGTTAAACTCTAGAATCACTCGTGATTTCTACCATAATACCATGAAATCATGGTGGTAATTTCCACATTCTCTTCATTTGAATCCTCCTCATTTTGGTAAGACATCAAAACAATTTTCGTATCCATCTCATTTTTGTCATGAATTAAAGTTTCGGAATGTGGCATTTGAACATGTACCTGGATATATTTCCTTTTATATCGCTCGACTCAAAAACCAGGGTAGATGCAAAAACTCAATAAATCCATTCCTAGTTTAACTCTCTTTTTCAAACCCCGAGTTTGCTATAAAATCCCCTCTCACACCTTGACATCTTTCCCATCACTGATACAGAACAGCAGTCCGCTACTCTCGACTTCCGTGCTGGACCCACAAACTCACGAAATCCACGACCTCCTCCTCGCTCACATGGCTGCCGCCGCAGCCACCGTCACCGTTCTTCCCTGCACCGACGGCATTTGCCCGATGTGCAACCAGACGCCGTCGCCAGAGGAGATTCTCAACTACAAGACGTGCACATCCCCCTGGCACGTGTCCTGCCTCCCCGTCCCTCCCGACACCCTGGTCGAGGCTCTGGACTGGGAGTGTCCGGACTGTACTCCGGCGGAGGAGTCGTCTGCAGGTCAGGTCATAGGGAATTCTGTGGCTGACGGAGGTCTGGTTGCGGCGATTAAAGAGTTAGAGGCGGATGGGTCGTTGACGGAGAAAGAGAAGGCGAGGAAACGACAGGCACTCCTGTCCAAATCGGACTTGGTGCCGTCCGATAGGGACGGCGCGGGTTCCGAGAAGAAAATGAACGGTGGTAATGAGGCGCTGTTGCGGAGTTTTTGCTGCACCATTTGCATGCATCTTCCTGAGAAACCTGTTACGGTTAGTACACCACCCTCTCtacaaattatttttttggtcaatgtcCCTCTATACAATTCTATCATTTGTTTTTTGGAtaatcattcatagctttcagTCTTTCACCTTGATAATTAAACCATTTTGGTAAAGGATTTACATGATATATACGAACTGTTTCACTCATAAATTTTTCAAACTGTACGTAAACTAAAATGTCTAATTAATAGCAAGCCTTCTCGGAGGTAAATCCAAGTGATGAAATTAACATCAGATCAGACCTGGATCTCCATTTCCTTCTTAGAAAATTCAAGAATAAATCCCAATGTGATGCGTTTCATTTGACAGGCGATTCTTTTGGTCAGAAATGATGAGGTTTCAAGTTgaaatttttgtgtttttttgtcGCTCTCATTcagataattattattttaattttgagaaTTCTGTAAGACCgaattaaatggtttttctaaCCTAGCGAGCAAATTTCAGGCCAGTTATTCCGGCATGTTTACAAGAGACCTTAGTCAG
This is a stretch of genomic DNA from Argentina anserina chromosome 4, drPotAnse1.1, whole genome shotgun sequence. It encodes these proteins:
- the LOC126789784 gene encoding glycine--tRNA ligase, mitochondrial 1 yields the protein MRIFRFLTSSTPIANTFFTRLTQSSPSLSLLRRRLTTAMATEDQLRKALSVKLSEVESQGNQVRELKKSGVAKTDIDAAIEALNALKLEKTAIEKSLQATISGGDGGGSVNKEALRQAVVNTLERRLFYIPSFKIYGGVAGLYDYGPPGCAVKSNVLGFWRQHFVLEENMLEVDCPCVTPEVVLKASGHVDKFTDLMVKDEASGTCYRADHLLKDYCKDKLEKDLTITSEMAMELKEVLSKLDVLSAEELGQCIKKYGIKAPDTKNPLSDPYPFNLMFQTSIGPSGVSTGYMRPETAQGIFVNFRDLYYYNGNKLPFAAAQIGQAFRNEISPRQGLLRVREFTLAEIEHFVDPEDKSHPKFSDVAHLEFLMFPRDEQKPGRSARVIQLGEAVSSKDSKVVDNETLGYFIGRVYLFLTGLGIDKNRLRFRQHLANEMAHYAQDCWDAEIETSYGWIECVGIADRSAYDLKAHSEKSRVDLEAQEKYPEPREVEKLVISPVKKAIGLAFKGEQKNVLEALEAMKEEEALKMKTDLASKGEVEFYVCTLGKSVTVNSSMVTISKEKKKEHQRVFTPSVIEPSFGIGRIIYCLYEHSYYMRPSKDGNEQFNVFRFPPLVAPIKCTVFPLVQKQEYEDVSKVISKSLTASGVSHKIDITGTSIGKRYARTDELGVPFAITVDSTSSVTIRERDSKDQIRVDVSEAASVVKDIAEGVRTWADVWSAFPHHSSGSADE